CAAAGCTTTAGGGGTTCACCTGCTCGTGGCACAGAACACTCAGGCCGGAGTCTAGGGGGCACAGTCCATGGGGCCTAGGCAGAGCTCCAGAGCTACAGGGTGGCGCAGGTGCAGGCACAGGGCGGGGTCTTTGTTCTTCTGCtaatctctcccctcccccttcctccccggaAACCAACAACTTTGCCACCAACAGTGTTGGGGATGCTGAGCTGTGGGGGCCAGCCCCAGGAGGGATGGGAGTAAGGGGAGCTGTGGCAGCTGTCAGACCATGAACAGAGCTGGCCCTCAGCTCAGGGCAGTGTGCTTACGGATCCAGCCCTCACATCAGCAGTCATGAGCAGAGGTGACAACTACACAAATGGTCTTGATCTACTAGTGCCGGGTGAGCTGGGCGGGGCAGGGGCCTAGGGGAGGGGTCATGAGGCCCCAAGTCCCACCTGCTGGTGGTGGGAGAGGGGGTTGGGGCTAGGCTGTAACACCCCCCTTGTCCCACATCCACAGGAATCCCCAGCATAACCCAGGCCTGGGGACTGTGGACCCTCTTAGGGACTGTGACACTGCTGCTTTTCATCTCATTGGCTGCACTCTGGTCCCAGAGGACCAGTTTGCAGAGCAGGAGCCAGCCAGGGCAGGGATGGTGAGTGGGGGATAACAGGGATGGGTTGACCAAGAGTTCCTCTTAACCAACAAGTACAACTCATCCCGCACAATCTGTGTTGCAGCTCTGAAGCAGCTGTGGAAGAGGTCCCCTTGTATGGGAACCTGCACTATTTACAGACAGGTAGGAGTCATTCAGAGGAGAAGGACACAGGGGTAGGTGTCTGGAGTGGCATGGGAGGAGGAACAAGGAACTGACCAGATTCTTGTTCCCTGTCTTAGGACGGCTGACTCAAGAGCCAAGGCCAGACCAACAGGATCCATCCCCCGGAGGCCCCAAGAGGGTGAGTCAGCTGCAGGAGGAgtaaagggagggaagagaatggaGGCCTTTTCCGAGGGTCCAGAGAACTAATAAGCTCACATCCCCAGGCGGCAGAGGAGGTGATGTGCTATACCAGCCTGCAACTGCGGCCTCCTCAGGGCCGCGTCTCCAGCTCTGGGACTCCCATCAAGTACTCCGAGGTGGTGGTAGACCCCGAGCCCAAACCCCAGGCAGCAGGCCCCGAACCAGAGCTCTATGCTTCAGTATGCTCCCAGACACGCAGAGCCGGTACTTCCTTCCCGGATCAGGCCTATGCCAACAGCCAGCCTGCACCCAGCTGAGAAAGAGGCCTGGCCCAGGAGGCATGCATGGCTCACCCACCGTCGAAGATGCTCCTGCTGTCCTGTCTGGAGCATGCCTGTTTCCCAACCACCACTCCCAGGACACCGAACCATTGCCTAGTCACAGGTAGTGACCTATCCCAAACTTCCTATCTGAGCTGCGGGGAGACATCTCAGGGTATGGCAGGCCCCTGACTTTCTGAGGATAGAGGCAACAAACAAAGTCAGttcccccctccccacttctcatCTATCTGTTCCTTTCAGCTCCCAAACTCCCAGATTCTCACTTCCTCCTCCTTAAACCAGGCCCTTCCTCCTACCCTCCCTCCCAACCTACCCCCCACACCACAGTGTCTCTTCAGGCACAGGAAGTGGGCAGGGGGTAGGTAAGAGCCTGAGAGGATGTGGGTGGGTGTCATGCTTGGGAGCCCACAGTCTGGAAGGGGCCTAGGTCCTATGAATTCCAGGGACCCAAGCCTGACTACTGACCTGAGAACCATGGCAGAATGTAACTCCATGTCTCTGTCATGTCTCCCGGTTTTCAAATAAAACTTCTAAAAGAGTGTTTAGATTTTTACCTAGAGGCAGCAAACCTGCTCCTCCACCCAAGGTAGGGTGTGAACTTTGCCATCGGCATGGAACACTTCTGGGGTTGCCTAACTGGGGAAGAGGAACAAGAAGGACTGAAGAGGTGGGTGCCAGGTGTGGAAGGGTGGAGGGCTGGAGCCCAGCTCCTCAGCTGCTCTTTCTGCTGCTAGAACATTGTCAGGATTTGCACTCAGACCCACCCCCATTATTCCCCCTGGAGTCTAAAAACTCACCAATCCCTGAACTACTCTCTCTACAACCTTTATAACTGTGCCCTCCAACCTGCTGCCCTAGCCTCCCCATTAATTCTCCCATCAATCCTCCTCCATCCCTCATGAGTCCCACCTATACCTGACTTGGCATCTGTAGCCCTGCCTTCATTCTGTCATTCACACACTTCTCCTGGCCTTCTCTCCACCTCATCACTATGGCAACAGTCCACTCcatctccatttctttctctcaatTGTCACCTACAGTCCTAGCAACAGTTTTGCTTATCACTACTTTCATTTTAATCCCTATCCAATCTACCCTGCCTGCCCTGCTTTATTCTTAACCCCAGCCTCCAGTAGCATGCTACATTAGGCGGGTTGGGATCAAGATTAGAACTGTGGGCTTGGGAGCAGGATCACCCGAGTTCAAATTTTACATAACACACCAGCTGTGTTTTCTTAAGcaattgagcctcagtttctgaaTCTGTAAGACAGGAAGGATattgatattgtctattttttaaagatttttattagcatatattagttgtataggagGTTTCACTTTTGcattccatatatgcttacaatgtgcttggttagatttattccctcttgtttatttttttaaagtgtaatttAAGGAAATTAGCATCTATAAAGCATTTAGAAGACAGTGAGTGTTCAATAATGCTgggaattattaaaataataaacataattaaCTATTATTAAAACAATGGGCAACTCTGGAGTTGCTCATAGGCGAATGACTTAAGCAGGGACAGAAAGTAGTCCAGACGCGGCAACCACAAGGGAAAGGAGAGGCTTCTTTGGAGGAGCTGATGGAAACTCAACATGgcagaaaggaaaggggagaatGGCAAGATGAGTTGGTACAGTAGACAGAAGCCAGATCACACCAGGCCTGTAAACAATGCAAGAGTTTGGACTTCATCCTGGAGGTGATATGGGAGTCATGGTTGACTTTTGAGTAAGAGATTAACACAATCAGATGTGGATGCTAAATTCACTAAGTGCACTGGAGGCCTACAGTACTGGAGCCAGGTCGGGCCATTCTGAAGACGTTGCAAAAGTTAAGTGAGAGAAAATGGTGGTAGCAGCAGTGGGGATGGAGAAAGGTGATGGATTAGAAAAAATGTTTAGGTTTAAAAAGAAGGCCCTACTTGTCACACCTTCCATCTTTCTGGTTAGAACCCACTCCCAATCCCCATCACGATAATACAGCCCAGCTCCAAAAAGGTTCAGCTCCCTACCTCCATCACCCTGGTGGCAACACACTGTGTGGTCTCTGACCCCTTAGTTCTTGCACTCCACTGGCTGCCCCTCCCACCTTTCCTGTGGCCCATCTATGATCCACCCCTCACTCCAGCAAAAGTACCAACCTGGTGAAATCCTTAATTTTCTATggggacaggaaaaaaaattttttttgagcctGAGCTCTAGGCCATCTCCAACTAGGGCCCCTGTCCACCTCCACAGGACTTTCTGAGGTTTGAGGGACAGAAGAAAGGGGAAGCTGAGGTTTTCACCTCCAAGCTTCTCTCCTTCCCATTTAGAATGTCAAAGACAACCACAGAGTAGGAAACCTTGCACTTGACAAGGCCAGGTGGTCTCCATGAGAAGGGGATTCTCTCCCCGGAAATCCAAATGCCCTTGGGTCCCTCGACTTCCGAGGCCCCCAACCTAGGCCTCCCTAGGAGACCCCTAGGTAGCAATTAAGGGCAGGCAGCTGGGGCTGTGTGGGAGGGAGCGTAGTTTTGGGGGCGGACACCGGATGCCGCAAACCACCCGCAGCGGAATGTGGGGTTCTGagggctgcagtgcttctgaagaTGGATCAGGGTGTCCTCGACGGGAGGACGTGCGAGCTTCACCCtggatggggtgggggatgggattTTCACCAACCCTCTGGAACGCGGCGGAAATCAGTATCGAGGGATTCAAGGTTTCCAACCCACGCTGCAGACTTTGATCCCTAGACCCAATCTCCCAACCTGAACCTGTGGCATAGGAGCTCCCCCGCCGGCTGAGGCGCGTCATCACCACCCCGCGCAGGCGTAATACTGCCCGGCCCGCGGCATTCTGGGAGTTGTAGTCCTACGGTTTGGAGTTGCTCCAGTGTCCAACTGCGCGGAGCCCAGGCTGCccagagttccaggtcagccgcCTGCTGGATGACGCGATTGCTCCAGAAGAGTTTCTTTAAAAGGATTTTATTCTTCATGCATGGCCGCAGCGGGGTGTGAtttgaattttgttctttcttcctcctcctcctcccccttcttccttttttttttttttcttgcggtACTTGAGGCTTGAACTcgagacactccaccagtcctttttgtgtgtgtgttgggtattttctagatggcggggggcgggggggggttgcgtgaactatttacctggggctagctttgaaccacgatcctcctgatttctgcctcctgagttgctaggattacaagcgtaagCCACGCGGCTCTATCTTCTTATCATGTCTTCCTCACCAAGGTTTGTGCTTTGGCCCAAGTCCTCAGCATTGAACGCCAGGGCTCTGGCAGCTTCCTAATTGGCCCTCGAATCTAGGAACGTAAGAAACATAGCCATACCTCTCTAGCTAGTCAGCTGTCTCACCTCACCTgatatttctcttcctttccatagCTCCACGTGCTTTCCTTAGTAGACTTCTTTGTCTCAGTCGGTGTAGGCAGGATTGAAGCCAGGAGTGCCTTGTCCCAGAAATTCCCAGGGGGCAGACCTCAGGGAAGCCAATAGGACCTCCTAGATCCCCCATCTTTCCCTTTTCCTGAGATCTCATCTTTGAGAATAATAGGGTAAACTTAAGTACTGAAGAGGAAGGGTCTTTGGGACAAAGGCTCAACAAAGGAAGTTCTTAAGGAATTACTTATAGGTGGGGAGGAGCTTTGGAAGCTATTCAGCCAAGGTCTTGCTCTGCAGTTCATCCAGAAGGGTTTAAATTCCAAGATGATTTTGGCTACAAGGAGGGAAACAGCTGAGTCTGGAGAGAGAACAAGTCTTGATGACTTCATTTGAAACCTTGGATCCAACCCTGCCCGGAGCTAGCTCTGCCTTCTGAACTTTTTGGTTTTGTAAGCTAATAAATGCCGTTTTTGCTTAAGTCAAAGTtaggttttctatttcttgcaACCACAAGCTCTAATTCTGTGGGGAAAGGCAAGCAGACTAGGGCCAGCTGAAGATGCTAAACCACTGATATCCTTACTTATTGCTCAGCTCTTCCATGAGCCACTCTCCCCTGAACTTAAATACATGGTCATGCCATTTGGTTCCAATATAttgaaggaagacatcagtcACTGGCCTAACCAACTCCATTTTGTCTCTCTGTAGCTGTTTTTTGCCTCTTCAACTTTTTCCCTCCTGAGTCACTCTCTTCTGCAGTTACTTTGGATTGCAGGAAGAACAGGACTGATAGATCTTTGTCGCAAGGGACCAAAACTCATGGGACCAACCACCCCCAAATGAGGGTCCATGGTGGTGAGGCTGCATCCCAGGGCAGAAATAATGATCTCAGGGGAACTAGACTGCTCTCCTCACATGATGATAGTGATAAGTACTCCTCCAGAAACTTTGCAGAACCAGAATTGAGATAATGATCAGTCAGACCCCTGATCTGACCAAGATTACCTACTCTGTCAGCTATGCAGACCCCAACCATctccttgtttctgttttctataaAACCTCAAAGTTCCTGCCAACTCCTTGAAGAGGACATTGGGGTCACTTGAACTCCTTTATCAGTTCTCAAGGTAGCCACATTgattaaatctcctttctctgcccttcaccactttGGTCTCTGACTAGCCTGTTGGGACTCCTGCAGTCAGGGCTTTTGCTGTACAACTCCTAATAACCATATCTCAGCCTAATGTGTGGGTTAACTAGAATTCTTGCCTAACTTACCAATTTCTAGAATTATGTAGCCAGGTGGTCGCAAGATCTGATCCAAACTTAGACCCACAGTAGAAAGCAACCTATCAGTCTTCTTGAACACTTCCAGAGTTGGGAACCACTGCTTGACTAAACACTTGTTTCCAGTCTTTCTTATCGATAgaacttcaat
Above is a genomic segment from Castor canadensis chromosome 13, mCasCan1.hap1v2, whole genome shotgun sequence containing:
- the Sit1 gene encoding LOW QUALITY PROTEIN: signaling threshold-regulating transmembrane adapter 1 (The sequence of the model RefSeq protein was modified relative to this genomic sequence to represent the inferred CDS: deleted 2 bases in 1 codon), yielding MNRAGPQLRAVCLRPALTSAVMSRGDNYTNGLDLLVPGIPSITQAWGLWTLLGTVTLLLFISLAALWSQRTSLQSRSQPGQGCSEAAVEEVPLYGNLHYLQTGRLTQEPRPDQQDPSPGGPKRAAEEVMCYTSLQLRPPQGRVSSSGTPIKYSEVVVDPEPKPQAAGPEPELYASVCSQTRRAGTSFPDQAYANSQPAPS